Sequence from the Nasonia vitripennis strain AsymCx chromosome 5, Nvit_psr_1.1, whole genome shotgun sequence genome:
GCTGCGCTTTTTAGCATTCGAAAATGTCAGATATAAATCCGACATACGAATGAGGAGAATATCCTGGCAAACAAAAATGACGATGATAATGAGCGCGGAGGGGTATAAAAGCAGGCGGGCGGGCGAGTCGTATAATTCCCGGAATTAAACTTTTGTTCCGAAATCAACGGTCGGTTTACCCAGGAATGTGGGCTACATGCATATGCATCAGCGGTCACGTATGCAGCCGCACATATCGCGCGTGCGAAATACTTTTAAACGATTTTAGAGCGACGAGcgcagagagatagagagagagagagagagagagagagagagagagagagagattttcatTTGTCCGTTAAgcgttgattttttaaatcgttCGATGACGTTCAATCGAGACGATCTATATCTCTTTTAGCCTATACTCGCAAACGACAACCGCCCCGCATCTATAGTACACACTGAAGCGCGAATTCCGTACACAGATGAGGAAAGAAATCATCGAGTTCcgaataacaataataatattctcgAAACGCTCATTGCCGTAAGCGCGCAGTAGCAAAAAGACACGGCCGCACGCTATATACGAAATTAGTCGTCGCACGGTGACAAAGAACATCGCGCTTAAAAAGAGCATCGCAGGACACgagaggaaagaaagaaagagcgagagaacaCACATAATACATATCAGCGACAGCAGTAGCGGCAGCAGCTAACGCCGAGCGAATATAAGCCCCGGCCGTCGAATGCAGCGGGAAAAAGAGCCGCTTCCGCGATAGAGAAGCGCGCTCGCATTCGTCCTCTCTTCGCCTGTGTCCGCGGACGAATAATCAGTGGgacagtagagagagagagaggggggggggggggaatgaAATAAagctcgagcgcgcgggcgtattataaaaatccacAAAATAACCGAGCAGGGCCATTAGCAATGCTCTTTTAACCCTCGGCCATTCAGCCCCTCTCTACGTGTGCGTtgacttctctctcgctctctcacgcgcgcgcgcgtgtgtgtgtgtgatgcgTGTGAATTTTGCAGCGGCGGTCGCCGAGCGAGACACCGCGAGTTTTTcgttagtgtgtgtgtgtgtgggtacaGTAGCAAACAGAAATTCACGGCTGATGCCGAGGATCGGGAAATTAAATCGATTTATCGAGAGGCTTCGCTCGTTTCGGGCTCGGTGATTATTGCGCGAATTGAGAGTATACTCAAGCTCTATAATCGATCTCCAAAACGGAGCTAACCGAGTTGATAATAGAAGAAGCCTAACGAATTAATCACACAATTGTATCACGGTCAACCTCGCTGTTTACTCCGAGCGGTTTCATCGAATTTTTCCTCAACACACACAGAGCCGCACATACAGACGCGCGGGCGAGCGCAGTCGCTCGGTGCAGATCCGAAATTTATGAACGCTACTGTATCGCGCGGAGCCATCCACCCACGCACACAgcccggctctctctctctcgctcgcgctatATACAATACTTTCCCGCTGGCCGTTCCGTCCTCTCTTTATcgctccccctctctctctctctcttgctgtACTGTACACACTCACCCCCGTCCCCCTCCCCCGGAGCAGAGCACAGCGTGTCCAGGCGAGGTGCGCGCACACTTCCACCACCTCCACCCCCTTTCCAGTGGTAATCCGACTGGCTAGCCGCTCGCGCCAACAAATACCCTCACCGTCAGCCACTACGCGGTTccacagtgagagagagagagagagagagagagagagagaaagagagggtaGGGGATGGCGGAGCTTTTTCGCCCTCTTCCATGGAAATGGCAGACCAGGAGTGGCCGCCACCGCCCGACCGCTCTTTCACACTGTCGAAAGTAATTTTGGGCTTTAAACAATAATATCGCGGCTGCTGTTACTGCGCTGCCCGTGTGTCGCGAGCGTCGACTCGcggttatttatttttctcttctgtTTTCGTTGCACCGATTTATTCGCCGATATGATAGTTTGactaattttctctctctctctctcgcgcgcgcgcgtttcagGCAGAAAACTTCCCTTATCGCTTGCGAGCCGCGAACCGGAGCAAAATCGCTGCCGCTGCAAGCCGAATAaaagagatggagagagaTGAATAgcgcgtgcgagagagggatacatacagctatatatatatatatatatgtatgcagTGGCCGCGCGGTGGTACACTCTGGTGAACCGCGCCCCCGACACCCCGCGAGCGAACTCGCCGCACCGCAGCACGTCGACGGGAAAATTTTTTCCAGAGCAGCAGCCGCTGATTTTCGATCGGACCTGCTGCTATACTGGCTGTACTGTACTCTCTCGCTGGCCTATACTGCGATCGATCACGGatccgagaaagagagagagagagagagagagagagagagagagagagagagagagagagagagcaacatTTCGTTGGTCGGATGAATCGTTTTCGAGTCTTTTTTGCAGTGTGGCTTGTATGCGGGTCGACGCGCGAGCGTATTTCTATGGATTCGTGCGGGaccgagagggagagcgcgagGAGGTACGATGAAAATGAGTGATAGATTGGCCGTGCGAgtgggagtgagagagaaagagctgggATGTATAGGTATAGGATTGAGAGTGCTCTAGTCGCGCGTGTATGGGAATAAAGGCTGGATGTTATTTCTTCCAGGTGATCACGTTGGAAGAGTACTGTGGTAGTATAAGAGCTTTTTTTATCATGTTTACCCTTTCTACCAATTTCCTAAACTtaacaaaaatcattatttaaaatcattatCAAATACCATTAATCACTGAGTTCTCTGACCGAAAACCACTATTCGAACACAATGTTCCCTCTTTCCTTAATCTCTTCAACGCAGCATCGCTTCATCATATAAATCGATGCGCCTTATCACCTGTTCTCCAGTACAAAGTccagatacacacacacacacatgcctCTCACTATCTCTCTCCGGTCGAGCCATTAcatcgaaagagagagatgtgTGTCTAGAAAATTTTGGTATTACGCTATGTGAGCACGCGGCCGCGCAAAGTTAACGGGATTACGTGTAATTTAGttgacgctgctgctgcagcagcactgCCGAGCGACGCTTTTCCGGGCGTCGCTATATAGGTTGTAACGACAGCGAGACAATTAACGTCAGaagcaccgctgctgctgccgcaccaccgccgccgccggaaattcttcattgtattttttcgtCCCTTTGTGCAGAGCCGAGCTTGCGCGCAACCGCGCCGCCTTATACGAGCGAGCTTTTTGACGCCGTGGCGCTGGGAAGCTCCACTCGCTGCTCGAGCTTGTATGTACGAGCTTTTGCTTGTTATTGAAGAGTTTGGACGAGCGGTTTCGCGCAAGTTTTTTCCGCGGATCGTTGGATTTCGATATTGATGCCTCTTCAATCATCTAAACGCATAACGCTGTGTGTAAACTATCCAATGATACGTTCCCTTCGTCGATGTCAAATTCTATAACCTtttaaatcatcaaaattcattTCCGAAAAACCGCACAACTTCAaccaacaaacaaaaaaaaaaagagagagagagagagagagagagagagagagagagagagagagagagaaagaaaaatcgtTATATCGACCACGCGCAAGCCCTCATCCCACGTTGTACACACGACCTACGCGTAGATTCGAAATGAGTGATCGATGCGCGCGGCTCGGACGAGCAAACCCGCGAATAAACCAGATGCAGCAGCACTAGCAGCGCCAGGGGTTGAATCAAGCTGACGGACGctcgtagagagagagagagagagagagagagagagagagagagagagagagagagagagagagagagagagagagagaggagggcgAACGCATTTTCCAGgcctcgcacacacacacgctgttTGCTCGGCGTCGCACACTGTACCGGCTCACCCTTTTTCGTGCAGCGCGAATTGGCTCGACGTGGACGCTTGACCGAGGATacgggagagagcgagtaggGCGCGTTTTTGGTTTTTAGTTAATGCCGCGGCTGGCCGGAGCCGATCGACGCTCTGTATCGAACTTGTTTTTTAGATCGGTTTTGTCGAGCGAGGCAGCGATGCTGCGAACGCTTTTTTCGCCTGGTCGGCGGTAATTTCGCCGGTGGTTTCGCGTAAGTGTTTCGGCTCGGAGCTTCAATGGTTTCCTTGTATTCAATTTTTGCTCGCGgagatttttcgaaaaaaagcttTCTTTTCTGTTTGGAGATGGACGTGGCTGTTGAACTTGCGATTTGGTTATTATTCCTGATTACAATTCCGAAAAACTCAAGCAAACGATGTCTCATCGATCGAGCGTATCGATCGGGTGCAGGAGCATAATTCCGCCAAACAGATTTTCCCGCGTACGCGCATTAATTAGGCTCGTTAAGTCCGGCTAACGACATAAGGTAGAATTCCAGCGAAGCTCGCGCACACCCGCCCACACATAcatacagagaaagagagatagaagcagaacgagagagagagagagagagagagagagagagagagagagagagagagagagagagagagagagagagcgagtacaTTTCAGCCCCGGCGGCAGCGGCTCTCTGACGTACGCACGACAGTTGCCAGTCGCGGCTGCACAGTGTAAAGGCTGCAGTAACTGCCTCGGCGCAGCCGCACGAGCTCGGCCAACCGGTTAACCGGCAATTAGCCGATCTAGGCTGCCGCTGCGCTCTGCACATGTAAATTAGCCCGAGCCGATCCGAGCGGAAACCGAAAAGAGTAAATTATCAACGAGCTAAGGTCCTAACACCTGAACGGCTACGCTTTTATGTCTGCCAGctcgtatacctatacatactGCAGTCTCTCGCGCTACTCTCGTGTTGTGGACTGCTCGTACGGACACTTCCGACAAGCGTTTATAGCCGGGGCTGAGACGTCTTACATGTGTTTGACGAGGAGCTAGCTGTTTGGTGATGTGTGTACGCATACATGCACACCTGTTTAAAGACTTGCGACGTCTTGGCAAAGGTCGGCTCTCAAAGAAACGCCGTTAGCTAAttcgaggagaaaaaattgataaatttaatgtatGATTTATCGATTCCGTTATATACTTACGCTCGCATTATGATTATGACTAATATGTAAAACAAATATAGAACACTTATCATCAAGACTATGTGAAATTCTGAAGCTAGCGCGCGTTTGAAAGAGTTCCATACGCCGAATAGATTATCTTCGCGATAGAACAAGACAGGTCATTGCGCACCTCCGATACGCATACGATTTATAGCGTTTGCATAATATTAATACAGCTGTATTTACCAAAGATGGGAAATAcccaaaataaaaatgtcaaatgtTGATAAGTTATTTGAATTATCTTTacagcacagtgtggctaaaatccgctgttaagtcacgcctacctgtgactaaagtagtgtttttttgcaccgtgtttatcacacaataaggactactttagtcacgaataggcgagacttgcggactttagcagtctgtgctataaaattttatacgatactcttgacttagaTGGTTGTTTTACATGGCGCTTAACGatctcgctacgctcgggtgctaactgcgccgtgtaaaaaagaaccatttaagtcacacgtatcgtaatgtactattttattGCTGTACAAATTAACACGtctgaaaaatgcaaaaaatatttacccacgttagttttatttttaggattACCGAGCTGTCTTGATTTTTAAACATCTTAAGTCTTAATCTATCTcctaaacaattttttatttatagaactGTTTTCCTTTTTCATAGAGTGAATACATAAAATTGACAAAAagtttgatttttataatcattctaTAAGAGAGCGGCCTTTTACCATCTGGTACCTACTCAATGTCCAGGTGGCATTGCGTTGGTAAAAATTCGTTTCAGAGTATTTCCAGTAATTTGAGATAAACCTTATTTTAACATACCTTGGCCAGAATATTCTGCCCAGAAATAGGGTCAATTTTCTATCAATTTTACAAAGCAACATTTCACTGTAGTAAGTTGATACGTGTACTCAGTCGAGCGATTAATTTACGAGTACTTTCCTCCATcgataaatatttcttttgaGAATCCCCTTATCGCTAACGTGACATTGAAAAATGTAAGCAGAATCACAATAATACTGACTGCAATGTCCTCTGGCTGCACAAAAGTTCATCTTATAATTTTAGTGATTTTCTTATCTCGTTCGTTCTCCTGATGGTCTTTATGGTGTTATGCATATGGTAACACATATAGATGATAGAATGGGAATGAAGCGCACTGCCAATCACGATGTGTAGCGTGCTGATAAGCAGTTAACATCATGACCAAACGTATAGCGAATAGCATGGTGACGCGGGAAAATGTGCTTTCGAATTGAAAAAGTCAGTTTATAGCACGCTAACCTCAAAATGACAACTTTATTGTCGATTTTGAGGTTGTCGTGCTATGAAATATCGTATGAGACTGTTGTGGGAGGTGTTTTTCTACCTTGCTCGAGGTTTTTcgcacgagcgaagcgaaaacCATCTCCCACAACAGtgtcataatatactatttttacataaaaactgAACATCGTGTTACGGACGGAAAGGCGACGGACGCcaaagcgaaaaagagtagacgCGACAGGATTTAAACTTACTTTTTTTACAAGTGATTCTTTATTGCCTTTTCAAATAATACATACATTGATCAAAGAATGCGTACAGAAAACCAATTAGGTAATATTTCTTTACACTCAAAATAATGCTTTTAGGACACTCGTTGTGTTACATTATTAATATAGGTAGGATTTATTATTACTCTTTCGGATAGAATTAATATGAATTTCATCTTATTTAACGAGCTTAATTTAAGTCTCTTGACTTAGGCCACAAAGCTTTATGTAGAGTCTACGATGCCAGCGTatgccctactgaaaaaaacaaGTGATTAGTCGCGTAATTAATTGCGGGAATAATCTCGCGTTAATTTATCGAACTTTTTTCGACGCGATTAGTCGTACGATTAATTATGCACCACAGACGTCTGTGACATCACGAACAATAATTTGACATTTTATTAATTggtaaaattaagaaaacgGACGTCTTTATTTCAAATGAATATTCATGATGTGAAGCAAGAGCAAAGTATGTTTGTAAACGATTATCATTCATGAAAATTTCACATATTTCATCTGCAGGTACTCTATAAAACCAAGCCTCAATATCGGTAGTCGAACTCAATCATTGTTTGTCGCGATTTTCGGCTTGCTGTGCATTGcctaatatatttatatagacaCGCTCCGCAGCAATTCGTCGAAGTCGAAATGGATACTTGGACTTGGTCGCTACTCGTCGCAAGTTTAGGCTTGCTGTACTACTATTTCAAGAAAAAGCTTAACTACTTTGAAGAATTGGGAATACCATACGTACCGGGATGGCCTCTGTTCGGAAACATGGCAAGTGTCTTTTTCCGCAAAAGTCACCTAAACGATACAGTGAAGCACATCTATAACGCACATCCAGAGGCAAAGTACGTTGGCTTTTTCGATTTTGGATCGAGACCGGTGATAATGCTGCGAGATTTGGATCTCATAAAATCTGTCGCCATAACGAACGCTGATAAGTTTCCGGATCATTTACCCTTCGTTCACGGATCCATAGATCCGCTATTCGGAACTGATCTCTTCAATACTCTAGGAGACCAATGGCGAGAATTGAGAAGTCTACTCACTCCAGCATTGACGCCAAGTAAGCTGAAGGGGATGTTTCCCTCAATGATCGAGTGCGCTCAAAATTTGGTTAGCTATATCGAAGACTTGCCACCTAATTCTAGAAAATTAATCAACACGAAAGAGTTGTTCACCAAATCTACCAACGACATCATAACCACTTGTGCCTATGGAATAAGTGTCGATTCTCTCAAGGATCCCAATAACGCGTTTTACGTTTTCGGTAATAAAGCAGCTAATCTGGACGGGCACGTAGgtctcaaaatttttatcatgCGATCTCTCTCAACAGCATCGAGACTTTTGAGACTTAAGTTTGTGAGCGACGAGAATTGCAAGCGCTTCACGGATCTCATAAGAACCGCAGTGAAAACTAGAGACGACAATGGCATCAGCCGACCAGATATGCTTCAACTCATGATGGACGCACGTAAGGACACGAAGACAGTAGATCTCGATCCATCACTAATGGCAGCCCAGgcattttctttcttcttgaGTAATTTCGACTCGTCCGCGACACACATGTGCCTGATGGCTCACGAACTGGCCATAAACCCGGACATCCAGGATAAGCTGCAGAACGAAATAGACGACGTCTTGAAGGAAACGCAAGGAAATCTAACCTACGAGGTAATCAATGGCATGCAGTATTTCGACGCTGTTTTCAACGAGACCCTTCGAAAACATGCTCAAGGCACGGGAGCCATCGATCGAGTTTGCAAAGCGAGTTTTGAATTTCCTCCGGCATTGTCAGGCGGTAAACCCGTTACATTGAAACCTGGTGCCAATGTATGGATTCCGTCGGTGGCGATACACGCCGATCCGCAGTATTACGAAGAGCCTGATAGATTCGATCCTGACAGGTATTacaagaaaaaagttaatgcCAAGAATGCGCCCAATCTCGGTTTTGGAATAGGACCACGAGGATGCTTGGGGGTGCGGTTTGCTGTAATCgaagtgaaaattttattcttcTATCTGCTATCGAAGTTTACCCTGAAACGAACTGAGAAAACTTGTTCACCATTGGTATACGATAAGAGGAATTTGTTCTTGGTGGCAGAAGGAGGATATTTCTTGGACATCGAGCCTCGAAATTGAGTTACAACCACGATAACGAGTCACATAGTAGTCAAAatgatgtatatttttatgaagtgtattgaataaatttttatatttaaatgttCCTAATTGTTGATTACTCCTTTGTGAGAGCAAAATACGTCATAGATTTTTTGAGAACAGCATTTTGAACTCATTGTACATTATCAGAAATGCggaaacaatttaaaaaaaatatttttatttgtgtaTAATAATGCTGTACTCTTCGAGCTTGCGCAGCTCACAATTCTTATCGCAGCTCAGTCGAGACATAAAATCGGTACTCAGGAATGCAAACAtagtaaaaaatttacttagTTAAGGATTTCAAAAGCCTGCACAGTGATCATGACAAGAAATAGCATACTTTttgtcttctttttctttctttacaTATAGCTTTTACACTGAGagaactatatattaaaatttactacatatgtaggaaaaattactatattagataGTAACAGCGCTCCAtgacgatttttactatattcatagtaaaaattgttagacttatattaaaatttgttatgcgtttactagaaattactacattatatagtaaaaattattttaagaatttctccgtgtgccagaatttgaggttatcaagttgatttatgcagtaatcagagaccaaaatctataattttttgtttatctggtattattaagtgatcaaatatcattcgctgctattatttattaattttggtcaatttattattaatattaactcacgagtaaatgtgattaatatatcagatttgaaattttgtacataACAGTAATGTTTGGGTAAGTGGTTAGCGCGCTCGACTCCCATTCCACAGGtccaggttcgattcccgtcgccgcaaaaaaattctttcttgcatttatttctttcactCAACAAcattatcaataataataataatcgaatACGCGCGTAAAATCGGccagcaaaaaaaattaaattttaaaaaatttcatttcagtatagaaattactatctgagatagtaaaatttaatacaaagcaagtataaccgtccgttactataaaatatagtaatttttcctgcatatgcagtaaattttaatatctagttttctcagtgtataTACGCGGCAATGCATATGGATTGGGGATTGTATAATCATCGCAAGGTGAATTTAGGTCGTTATATAGCCATGGATATTTATACGAACTAGGAATGAAGCCGGGCTTCGCGcttggtagaaaatctaccataagtgttgggcggcatACTAAcatctgctaatattttataagcatgtaacatgttactaaatccctcaaaactattttttaataaatatattaataatgctcaatgtcgtcatcattggtttgaatagtgaatttgaagaaaagttcagtataagagtcagtgggtttgtctatcattacaatgccatttatttgcattataaaacagctataaaactgaaattttacacagatacttactatgctatctagaaaacatgtaacctacatgattatgttttaactgttttcatttatattttcacatcgaggcccatctgaatttataaatttagcgtatcaaattttacttgtagacagttacacagaaactaccatctttAGCACATCGTATTTCTGCtttcagtgtatttttacatgaaaaaagtgataagtattttagctttttttcaaggcattaattagaattttgacttttaacagttgtgagctgttacaatgccgctaccctaagcgggtcttgggcgttgtcgtccagatcggacgggtgggtgcctatcaccactacacagcgcgtccttaggttgcggatagaggaacagcccctgagaaagaggttagctgcgaataaattgaataagcagccgcggacagccgataggaacaggcgtgggtgtgatgagcccacactgtcgaacgcattcatctagaaacactacgcaagcaccacaacaacaaaaacacttcacattatctcttatctctcaatctatctctttcatcacacattacaaaaatgggccaaaatcctgctgccgaggaggatgcgggagcgatgacaactgcccgaAAGGGTATGTGTAGAAtaattcgtcacctggtcttacgcggtaacgatgccagcgaaggcgcgctgccttgcaggggggcgttaggatgcgagaatgaaaccgtagtgtgtctgacgacgaattgacactgtcctcgtcagagtcggaaagctctcatacttagttctagagaggtatgggggttatcacctctagaacggtggactcacctgcgatcggaacaggatccgaagcgcgcgggtttaacataacatcatggctcaaaaaaatcaaatccgaaccaaaagggacttaagggtcggaacttggaatgttcgcagtctatacagagcaggtgcgtttaaagaactcgtaaaggaagctgataggtacaatctagatttggtagcaatacaggaatcgcggtggccagatggcggagtactagcatcgggtaacttcacgtacctgtatggggccgggagtgggggatctctaggcaccggatttctcgtaagcaaaagcatcatacattcggttaaaagtttcaaatccgtcaatgataggctctcgtacatcattatcgaaggtgaatggtatagatatgtatttattaatgtacactgtcctacggagg
This genomic interval carries:
- the CYP9AG7 gene encoding cytochrome P450 9AG7 — its product is MDTWTWSLLVASLGLLYYYFKKKLNYFEELGIPYVPGWPLFGNMASVFFRKSHLNDTVKHIYNAHPEAKYVGFFDFGSRPVIMLRDLDLIKSVAITNADKFPDHLPFVHGSIDPLFGTDLFNTLGDQWRELRSLLTPALTPSKLKGMFPSMIECAQNLVSYIEDLPPNSRKLINTKELFTKSTNDIITTCAYGISVDSLKDPNNAFYVFGNKAANLDGHVGLKIFIMRSLSTASRLLRLKFVSDENCKRFTDLIRTAVKTRDDNGISRPDMLQLMMDARKDTKTVDLDPSLMAAQAFSFFLSNFDSSATHMCLMAHELAINPDIQDKLQNEIDDVLKETQGNLTYEVINGMQYFDAVFNETLRKHAQGTGAIDRVCKASFEFPPALSGGKPVTLKPGANVWIPSVAIHADPQYYEEPDRFDPDRYYKKKVNAKNAPNLGFGIGPRGCLGVRFAVIEVKILFFYLLSKFTLKRTEKTCSPLVYDKRNLFLVAEGGYFLDIEPRN